The nucleotide sequence AGCTGGGCCGCGGCGAGCCCATCCGCGACACGGCCCGGGTGCTGTCGCGCTACGTGGACGGCATCATGATCCGCACCTTCGACCAGCAGGACCTGGTGGAGCTGGCCACCTACGGCTCCGTTCCCGTCATCAACGGGCTTACGGACCTGCTGCATCCCTGCCAGATCATGGCCGACCTGCAGACCATCATCGAGAACTTCGGCCCCGACCTGAGCGGCGTGAAGGTGGCCTGGGTGGGCGACGGCAACAACATGGCCAACTCGTGGATCAACGCGGCGTACATGCTGGGCTTCGAGCTGCGCCTGGCCTACCCCGCCGGCTACGAGCCCAACGCCGAAATCCTGGAGCGCGCCCGCGCCGGGGGCAACATCGTCACCACCCACGACCCGCGCGAGGCGGTGGCCGGGGCCGACGTGGTGAACACCGACGTGTGGGCGTCGATGGGCCAGGAAGAAGAATCGGCCAAGCGCGCCCGCGACTTCCAGGGCTACTGCATCAGCGAGGAGATGATGGAGACGGGGAGCGAGCGCGCCATCTTCCTGCACTGCCTTCCCGCCCACCGCGGCGAAGAGGTGACCGAGGGAGTGATCGAAGGGCCCCGCTCGCGCGTGTGGGACGAGGCGGAGAACCGCCTGCACGTGCAGAAGGCCATCATGGCCCGGGTGATGGGCGGCGTGCGATGATCCCCCGCCCAGCCGCGTCCGAGTACGCCCCGTTCTACGCCCGCTACGTCGACGGCGTCCCCGACGGCGACCTGCCGAGCATCCTGCAGGCGCAGCTGAACCAGGTGCTTGCGTTCGCGCGCGGGCTTTCCGAGGAGCGGAGCGGGCATCGCTACGCCCCGGGAAAGTGGAGCATCCGCGAGGTGCTGGGGCACATGGTGGATGTGGAGCGCATCTTCGCCTACCGGGCGCTGCGCATCGCCCGGGGCGACGCCACGCCGCTGGCCGGCTTCGAGGAGAACGCCTACGTGCAGGCGGGCCGGTTCGACGCGCGCACCCTCGCCGACCTGGCCGAGGAGTACGAAGCCGTCCGTCGCGCCACCCTGCACCTGTTCCGCCACCTGGACGACGAAGCGCTGGCGCGCTCGGGAACGGCGAATGGCGCGGACGTCACGGTCCGCGCGCTGGCCTGGATCATCGCGGGCCACGAGCGGCACCACCTGGGCATGCTCCGCGGGGTGTACAGCGAGGGCTGAGAGCGGCAAGCGGCACGCATCGATGACTGCCGGCGCCCCGAGCCTGTCATCCCCATGGCGTACGGCACGCAACGATGACCGTCAGCGCCCAAAGCCTGTCATCCGTGCGGCGCCCAAGGCCTACGACACACATCGATGACTGCCAGCGCCAGAGCCTGTCATCCTGAGGCCCAGGCGCGCCGAATCTGCCCGCAGCACATCCCTCGCGGGCCGAAGGATCTAACCGCGGACACGTACAAATCCGGGCGCGGCAGCGGTCACCCAAACCCGAACCGCGATGTTTTCCGCCGGTGACCCCGGCTCCGCGGCAACCTGGGGCCCGCGAGAACTTCGCGCGCGTCACAGCCAGACCCGGCGCATGCCTCGGCGCCCCCCATCCCCAACCCTTCCCCCACAAACTGCGTGGGGGAAGGGAGCCAGTGCCGTGCACTTCCGGAGGTGCCGAGGCTCGGGCCGGTACCCGGCCGGGCCTCAGCGCGATTCGAAGGGCTCCGGCGTATGCCGCGGGTGGCCCCTCCCCCGGCCCCTCCCCGCACGCTGCGCATGCGGAGAGGGGAGAATTCGATTGCGTTTCGACGGCTGCCGCTCACGCTACGGCAGCTCCCTCCCCCTCCCCCGTCCCCCGCTGCCCAGGCGAGGAGGAGACCTGCACGGCCACCGGGGCGCGCCACCTGGCCTGACTCGCACCAGCGCATGCAGTCCGCGAAGGCGAACATCGTGTGGTTGTTGCCGCGAATTCATTCGCCCCAGCAGGGCCGTGCCCGCGGCAAGATCCTTCGGCGCGCGTGGAGTGTGCGCGGGCCGGTGTGGTGCGCCTGGGCCTCTCGATGACAATCTCGGCTGATCGGCAGGGGCCTCGCTTGTGCCCCGCCCATCCGAATCGTATTCTCACCCAAGCCCCTCGCGGGCCAGAAATCCGAAACTCCATCCTCCAACGTCCGTAGATTCACCCGCGGCCGAACAAGCCCGTGCGGCGCGCCGAATCCACCGGAACCCGGAACCTCCATCTTGATGAACGGTCGCGAATGGCTGGTCGAGGCGCACGGGTGCAGCCCGGACGCGCTCGCCGACCCCGGCGTGCTGCGCCGGCTGTTCGACCGCATCGTCGCCGACCTGGCGCTGCACCCCGTGCAGCCCGCCCAGTGGCACAAGTTTCCTGGCCCGGGCGGCGTCACCGGCCTGTGCATGCTGGCCGAAAGCCACCTGGCCTGCCACACCTTTCCCGAGCACGGCAGCATCTGCCTGAACCTGTTCTGCTGTCGGCCCCGCCCGGAGTGGGACTGGAACGCCAACCTGCGCGACGCGCTGGGCGCTGACGAAGTGGTGGTGAGGAGCTTCGAGCGCGCCTACGCCGCCGTTCCCGCCGCGGCCGTATGACCGGGCCCATCGCCAACTGCCCTAGCTGCGGCTCGCCCATCCAGTTCCAATGGTCGGGCGCCGTGCAGACGGTCTGCGGCACCTGCAAGTCCATCGTGGTGCGCCACGGCGTGGACCTGGAGAAGGTGGGCGTCGTCTCCGAGCCCCCGCCCGTCACCTCGCGCATCCAGCTCGGCACCGAGGGGCGCTACCGGGGCCGCGCGTTTTCGGTGATCGGGCGGATCGCCTACGGGTGGGAGCGCGGCGCGTGGAGCGAGTGGCACCTGGCCTTCGGCGACGGCAGCAGCGGGTGGCTTTCGGACGCGCAGGACGAGTACGCGGTGACCTTCGCCGTCACTGAGCCCGCGCCCCTCCCCGCAGCCGGGGCGCTGGCGCCGGGCCAGGAGATCGCGCTGGTGGACGAGGCCCCGCCGTACCGGGTGACCACCATCACCCGCGCCCGCTACGCCGGCGTGGAGGGCGAGCTGCCCTTCGAGTACTGGGGCAAGGACGAAACGCCGTTCGTGGACCTGCGCTCCGAGGCGGGGCGGCTGGCGACGATCGACTACAGCGAAACGCCGCCCCTGCTGTTCGCGGGCGAGGTGGTGCCCTTCGGCG is from Longimicrobium sp. and encodes:
- the argF gene encoding ornithine carbamoyltransferase, encoding MTVRHFLQIPDFSRQELLDTLDLAASMKRGEYTDQPLAGKTLAMIFTKSSTRTRVSFEVGTRQLGGHALFLSSRDIQLGRGEPIRDTARVLSRYVDGIMIRTFDQQDLVELATYGSVPVINGLTDLLHPCQIMADLQTIIENFGPDLSGVKVAWVGDGNNMANSWINAAYMLGFELRLAYPAGYEPNAEILERARAGGNIVTTHDPREAVAGADVVNTDVWASMGQEEESAKRARDFQGYCISEEMMETGSERAIFLHCLPAHRGEEVTEGVIEGPRSRVWDEAENRLHVQKAIMARVMGGVR
- a CDS encoding DinB family protein, which encodes MIPRPAASEYAPFYARYVDGVPDGDLPSILQAQLNQVLAFARGLSEERSGHRYAPGKWSIREVLGHMVDVERIFAYRALRIARGDATPLAGFEENAYVQAGRFDARTLADLAEEYEAVRRATLHLFRHLDDEALARSGTANGADVTVRALAWIIAGHERHHLGMLRGVYSEG
- the speD gene encoding S-adenosylmethionine decarboxylase — protein: MNGREWLVEAHGCSPDALADPGVLRRLFDRIVADLALHPVQPAQWHKFPGPGGVTGLCMLAESHLACHTFPEHGSICLNLFCCRPRPEWDWNANLRDALGADEVVVRSFERAYAAVPAAAV